A single genomic interval of Camelina sativa cultivar DH55 chromosome 11, Cs, whole genome shotgun sequence harbors:
- the LOC109127180 gene encoding mitochondrial import receptor subunit TOM7-1: MESTISLKTKGKGKGSKGASSSDDKSKFDIVKEWSNWSLKKAKVATHYGFIPLIIIIGMNSDPKPNLFQLLSPV; encoded by the coding sequence ATGGAGTCTACAATCTCGTTGAAGACCAAAGGAAAAGGGAAAGGATCAAAGGGAGCTTCGTCTTCCGATGACAAATCCAAGTTTGATATCGTCAAGGAATGGAGCAATTGGTCATTGAAGAAGGCCAAAGTCGCGACTCACTATGGCTTCATccctctcatcatcatcatcggcaTGAACTCCGATCCCAAACCTAATCTCTTCCAGCTCCTTAGCCCTGTCTGA